From the genome of Ictalurus punctatus breed USDA103 chromosome 28, Coco_2.0, whole genome shotgun sequence, one region includes:
- the LOC128629337 gene encoding uncharacterized protein LOC128629337 produces the protein MSTETEKNKEQSKSKTELNAMGVMKLKVKYFEVVPETVSLPSNQFTAKLQKERKSMEKSTKEDCKVVLFYLPIVSRAGNDIEAALQKLNDFEDKYIALVVLHHTYDPEMTVPDSSRAVIRENIITVDCLFYEDKGLLQCRKNDEAVKKVAAWLKIVKHLKQEKSENKKNKEQSKSNTELNGLEKINLKVKYFEVVPETVSLPSNQFTAKLKKERKSMKKSTKEDCKAVLFYLPIVSRAGTDIEAALQNLNDFEDKYIAIVMLHHTYNPEITVPDSSRAVIRENIITVDCLFHEDKGLLQCRKNDEAVKKVAAWLKIVKHLKQEKSEKKQNGESKAEQKEEDQTKKEREEVEKRQI, from the exons ATGTCTACGGAAACAG aaaaaaataaggaacaGTCTAAGTCAAAAACAGAACTTAATGCAATGGGAGTAATGAAGTTGAAAg TTAAATACTTTGAAGTTGTTCCTGAAACGGTAAGCCTGCCTTCTAATCAGTTTACAGCAAAacttcaaaaagaaagaaaatctatGGAGAAGTCTACAAAGGAGGACTGTAAAGtggttctgttttatttacCCATTGTTTCACGAGCTGGAAATGATATTGAAGCTGCACTGCAAAAACTCAACGACTTTGAGG ACAAGTACATCGCACTAGTGGTGCTCCATCACACATACGACCCAGAGATGACTGTACCAGACAGCAGCAGAGCTGTGATCAGAGAAAACATTATCACTGTTGACTGTCTGTTCTATGAGGATAAAGGGCTGCTGCAGTGCCGTAAGAATGATGAAGCTGTAAAGAAGGTTGCAGCCTGGCTCAAGATTGTG AAACACCTAAAACAGGAGAAGTCTGAGAACA aaaaaaataaggaacaGTCTAAGTCAAACACAGAACTTAATGGATTGGAAAAAATTAACTTGAAAG TTAAATACTTTGAAGTTGTTCCTGAAACGGTAAGCCTGCCTTCTAATCAGTTTACAGCAAaacttaaaaaagaaagaaaatctatGAAGAAGTCTACAAAGGAGGACTGTAAAGCGGTTCTGTTTTATTTACCCATTGTTTCACGAGCTGGAACTGATATCGAAGCTGCACTGCAAAATCTCAACGACTTTGAGG ACAAGTACATAGCAATAGTGATGCTCCATCACACATACAACCCAGAGATCACTGTACCAGACAGCAGCAGAGCTGTGATCAGAGAAAACATTATCACTGTTGACTGTCTGTTCCATGAGGATAAAGGGCTGCTGCAGTGCCGTAAGAATGATGAAGCTGTAAAGAAGGTTGCAGCCTGGCTCAAGATTGTG AAACACCTAAAACAGGAAAAGTCTGAGAAAA AACAAAATGGAGAAAGTAAAGCTGAACA aaaagaagaagaccaaacaaaaaaa GAAAGGGAAGAAGTGGAGAAGAGACAGATATGA